From Planctomycetia bacterium, the proteins below share one genomic window:
- a CDS encoding asparaginase: protein MDVKPRQGIVEVEVTRGGRWESVHAVAWALAAADDRPADGTVAALPDVFPRSAVKPLQALPVIETGAADRFGVSAAELALAAASHSGEPDHVAGVRGILAKAGCTVADLACGTHAPFAAAAAADLVRRGLEPSAIEHNCSGQHAAFLLVARHLGAAPGGYTAADHPVQRLVTEVLADLAGLPLGTDRFGIDGCGIPTFAIPLDRLAVAWARFAAPDSVAVVRREAARRVLAAMVAHPRLVAGSDRFDTLVMESIGPRAVVKAGAEGVSCAAVPGAGLGIAVKALDGAGRAAEIVMAALLGRHVPELPAAAAARLSERAAPVIRRGDGTPVGGLRLVAGSRLD from the coding sequence GTGGACGTGAAACCGCGGCAGGGAATCGTCGAGGTCGAGGTCACGCGCGGGGGCCGGTGGGAGAGCGTCCACGCGGTCGCCTGGGCGCTGGCCGCGGCAGACGACCGCCCGGCCGATGGGACGGTCGCCGCCCTGCCGGACGTGTTTCCCCGCTCGGCCGTGAAGCCGCTCCAGGCGTTGCCGGTCATCGAGACGGGGGCGGCCGACAGGTTTGGGGTCAGCGCCGCTGAACTGGCCCTCGCGGCGGCCTCGCACTCGGGCGAGCCGGACCACGTCGCGGGCGTGCGCGGGATCCTCGCCAAGGCGGGCTGCACGGTGGCCGACCTCGCCTGCGGGACGCACGCCCCGTTCGCGGCGGCCGCGGCCGCGGATCTCGTCCGCCGCGGTCTGGAGCCGTCGGCGATCGAGCACAACTGCTCGGGCCAGCATGCGGCGTTTTTGCTCGTCGCCCGCCATCTCGGTGCCGCTCCCGGTGGCTACACAGCGGCCGACCATCCCGTGCAGCGGCTCGTGACAGAGGTTCTCGCCGACCTCGCCGGCCTGCCGCTCGGCACCGACCGGTTCGGCATCGACGGCTGCGGGATCCCCACGTTCGCGATCCCGCTCGATCGGCTGGCGGTCGCCTGGGCACGGTTCGCGGCGCCGGACTCGGTCGCGGTGGTGCGCCGTGAGGCGGCCCGCCGTGTGCTTGCCGCCATGGTTGCCCATCCCCGGCTCGTCGCCGGCAGCGACCGGTTCGACACGCTCGTCATGGAGTCGATCGGGCCACGGGCCGTCGTCAAGGCCGGGGCGGAAGGGGTGTCATGCGCGGCCGTGCCCGGCGCAGGTCTCGGGATCGCGGTCAAGGCCCTCGACGGCGCGGGCCGAGCCGCCGAGATCGTCATGGCGGCGCTGCTCGGCCGGCACGTGCCAGAGTTACCTGCCGCCGCCGCCGCGCGGCTCTCCGAGCGGGCCGCACCGGTCATCCGCCGCGGCGACGGCACGCCGGTCGGCGGCCTACGGCTCGTGGCCGGCAGCCGGCTGGACTGA
- the ppd gene encoding pyruvate, phosphate dikinase encodes MIYCFGAKRCDGDGTMKPLLGGKGANLAQMTKIGLPVPPGFTITTQVCIDYYKNHKKFPKGLEEEVASAMKLMEKETGKKFGDPHNALLVSVRSGARDSMPGMMDTILNLGLNDDTVKGLAAATGNPRFAYDSYRRFIQMYGDVVMGVQKRHENEHDPFEETMEGLKHQLGIHDDTDLTEAHLRELISRYLRLIKERTGKTFPQEPFGQLMGAVGAVFGSWMNERAILYRRKYKIPDEWGTAVNVQSMVFGNMGDDCATGVAFTRDPATGEDVFYGEYLVNAQGEDVVAGVRTPKPVAEMAHEPMFAGTYKQLEKVRATLEKKFGDVQDFEFTVEKKKLYMLQTRHGKRTALAYVKIAHDMVKQKLMTAEHAIQSADPDALSQLLAPIFDRHDYEGAKKGGRLLTTGLPAGPGAATGQLVFSAAKAEELAHKGTHVVLARVETSPEDLRGMIAAEGILTSRGGVSSHAALVARQMGKVCVAGAGAIQIDYAAGTLKCAGQTLREGDAISINGSTGEVFAGGIKTADSELKQVLIAKTMKPADSEVFQYYDFIMKLADKHRKLGIRTNADTPEQVRHAIAFGAEGIGLTRTEHMFFEGDRIDAMREMILAENEEVRREALAKLLPYQRDDFEGIFRALEGRPATIRFLDPPLHEFVPHDEKAQADLAKKLRLPVETVKARVHALHEFNPMLGHRGCRLGISYPEISEMQARAVFEAAAKVQKDGVKVKPEIMIPLVGFKKELDHQVAIVHAVAEKVQKETGQKIKYLVGTMIEIPRGALTADEIAETAEFFSFGTNDLTQTCLGMSRDDMGSFLQKYTEEGIFKANPFASIDASGVGQLMEIAAERGRKTRKDIKLGICGEHGGDPHSVIFCHKVGLDYVSCSPFRLPVARLAAAQAALGKTY; translated from the coding sequence ATGATCTACTGCTTCGGCGCCAAACGGTGCGACGGCGACGGCACGATGAAGCCGCTCCTCGGTGGCAAGGGGGCGAACCTCGCGCAGATGACGAAGATCGGGCTCCCCGTGCCCCCCGGGTTCACGATCACCACGCAGGTCTGCATCGACTACTACAAGAACCACAAGAAGTTCCCCAAGGGCCTCGAGGAGGAGGTCGCCTCCGCCATGAAGCTCATGGAGAAGGAGACCGGGAAGAAGTTCGGCGACCCGCACAACGCCCTCCTCGTCAGCGTCCGCTCCGGCGCCCGCGACAGCATGCCGGGGATGATGGACACGATCCTCAACCTCGGCCTCAACGACGACACGGTGAAGGGGCTCGCCGCAGCCACCGGCAATCCGCGGTTCGCCTACGACTCCTACCGCCGCTTCATCCAGATGTACGGCGACGTCGTCATGGGCGTGCAGAAGCGGCATGAAAACGAGCACGACCCCTTCGAGGAGACGATGGAGGGGCTGAAGCACCAGCTCGGGATCCACGACGACACCGACCTCACCGAGGCGCACCTCCGCGAGCTCATCAGCCGCTACCTGCGGCTCATCAAGGAGCGGACCGGCAAGACCTTCCCGCAGGAGCCCTTCGGGCAGCTGATGGGCGCGGTGGGCGCCGTGTTCGGCAGCTGGATGAACGAGCGGGCGATCCTCTACCGCCGCAAGTACAAGATCCCCGACGAGTGGGGCACCGCCGTCAATGTCCAGAGCATGGTGTTCGGCAACATGGGTGACGACTGCGCCACCGGCGTGGCCTTCACCCGCGACCCGGCCACCGGTGAGGACGTGTTCTACGGCGAGTACCTCGTCAACGCCCAGGGGGAGGACGTGGTGGCCGGCGTGCGGACGCCGAAGCCCGTGGCCGAGATGGCCCACGAGCCGATGTTCGCCGGCACCTACAAGCAGCTGGAGAAGGTCCGGGCCACGCTCGAGAAGAAGTTCGGCGATGTCCAGGACTTCGAGTTCACCGTCGAGAAGAAGAAGCTCTACATGCTGCAGACGCGGCACGGCAAGCGGACGGCGCTGGCCTACGTGAAGATCGCCCACGACATGGTCAAGCAGAAGCTGATGACTGCCGAGCATGCGATCCAGTCAGCCGATCCCGATGCGCTGTCGCAGCTGTTGGCGCCGATCTTCGACCGCCATGACTACGAGGGGGCGAAGAAGGGGGGGCGGCTGCTGACGACGGGCCTGCCCGCCGGCCCCGGCGCCGCGACGGGCCAGCTCGTGTTCTCCGCCGCCAAGGCCGAGGAACTGGCCCACAAGGGGACGCATGTCGTCCTCGCCCGCGTCGAGACGAGTCCCGAAGACCTGCGCGGCATGATCGCCGCCGAGGGCATTCTCACCAGCCGCGGCGGCGTCTCCAGCCACGCCGCGCTCGTGGCCCGGCAGATGGGCAAGGTGTGCGTGGCCGGTGCGGGGGCGATCCAGATCGACTATGCCGCGGGCACGCTCAAGTGCGCCGGGCAGACGCTCCGCGAGGGGGATGCGATCTCGATCAACGGCTCCACGGGCGAGGTCTTCGCCGGCGGCATCAAGACGGCCGACAGCGAGCTCAAGCAGGTGCTGATCGCCAAGACGATGAAGCCCGCCGATTCGGAGGTCTTCCAGTACTACGACTTCATCATGAAGCTGGCCGACAAGCACCGCAAACTCGGCATCCGCACCAACGCCGACACGCCCGAGCAGGTCCGGCACGCCATCGCCTTCGGCGCCGAGGGAATCGGCCTGACGCGGACCGAGCACATGTTCTTCGAGGGCGACCGCATCGATGCCATGCGGGAGATGATCCTCGCCGAGAACGAGGAGGTGCGCCGCGAGGCTCTCGCCAAGCTCCTCCCCTACCAGCGGGACGACTTCGAGGGCATCTTCCGGGCCCTCGAGGGCCGGCCGGCCACGATCCGCTTTCTCGACCCGCCGCTGCACGAGTTCGTGCCGCATGACGAGAAGGCCCAGGCCGACTTGGCGAAGAAGCTCCGCCTCCCGGTGGAGACGGTCAAGGCCCGCGTCCATGCCCTGCACGAGTTCAACCCGATGCTCGGCCATCGTGGCTGCCGCCTCGGCATCAGCTACCCGGAGATTTCCGAGATGCAGGCCCGGGCGGTGTTCGAGGCCGCCGCCAAGGTCCAGAAGGACGGCGTCAAGGTGAAGCCGGAGATCATGATCCCGCTCGTCGGCTTCAAGAAGGAGCTCGACCACCAGGTGGCGATCGTGCACGCCGTGGCGGAGAAGGTGCAGAAGGAGACGGGGCAGAAGATCAAGTACCTCGTCGGGACGATGATCGAGATCCCGCGTGGCGCCCTGACCGCGGACGAGATCGCCGAGACGGCCGAGTTCTTCTCCTTCGGGACCAACGACCTCACCCAGACCTGCCTGGGAATGAGCCGCGACGACATGGGCTCGTTCCTGCAGAAGTACACCGAGGAGGGGATCTTCAAGGCCAATCCGTTCGCCTCGATCGACGCCAGCGGCGTCGGCCAGTTGATGGAGATCGCCGCCGAACGCGGCCGCAAGACCCGCAAGGACATCAAGCTCGGGATCTGCGGCGAGCATGGCGGCGATCCCCACTCGGTGATCTTCTGTCACAAAGTCGGCCTCGACTACGTGAGCTGCTCGCCGTTCCGGCTGCCGGTGGCCCGGCTGGCTGCCGCCCAGGCGGCCCTCGGCAAGACCTACTGA